The sequence GGGAGCAACGCCAGGCCTGGGTAATGTCAGCTCACGCCCTCATACGCCGTCGACCACCAATCCCCGTGTCCCAGAACCTTCTGCTTTGCGGCAGCCACGGATCTTGCGTGTTGTTGACACTCCCAAGACCGAGGTCGCTTTGTCACCCGCGAACGCACCCTCGCCGAATGGGGTCGCCACCAAGCCGGTCAAGACGCAATCCCGAAGACAGAGTCTATCTTCTAGTAGCAGACCTGAAACACCTGGGGACTTTGGCTCGGAAGCTGATACATTCCCATCGGCTTCTGCATCCCGTGCAAGCTCTCCGCACGCTACTTCGCGTATTGGCTCTGCCCCAGTGCGCTCCATCACAAAGAGCCAgctcaaaaaggaaagacgaCAGAAAGcgaaggaggcggaggcgaAACAAGCGGAGGCTACAGCTCCAGAGGAACCCGTTCAAGCTCCAATCGTTGGGCGTAAGCGAAAGACAAAGAAGGCACCGACTACTACGCCCTCCTCTGTGGACGCTGCCGTGTCAACTGCGTCTGAGTCTGCGGAGCTCGCCAAATCGatgtctcctccccccaaaaaggtAGAACCAAAACCCGAACCAGTCAAAAAAGCCCGGGACAAGGAGCAACCTCAGCCGGCACCCAAGTTGGCGACTAAGCCGGCTCCTGCGTTGGagcatccccctcccccctctccccctaCACCTCCGCAAGCCCCTGAAGAACCATGGCGCTCCCACAACACTGTAGAGCAATTGGTCAAGGATGCGGAAGAATCCGGCCGCCCTGTCAAGGACCTTTTTATTGAAAGAACCAAGCCGCTGCATGAGTTACTTGTCGAACTGCACAAATCCGGCGATCTAGATTTACACAAAAGCTCGCTTTTCAACCCTGCGAATATCACACAACGCACTGACATGAAGGGCATTGGCTCAGACTATTATATGCTGAACCAGCCCCTGGAGCTACTTGAGTCACATCGACAGTCCTTGATGCGTGGGCAACCGGTGCGAATCGACGCAGAGCACCTCTTTGACCGCTGTCTGATCACGCCTCGTGGATGTGTCCTACATCACCTTTctgttgaagaggaggatcGATACCTGGAATTGGAGAAGAAACGGGGTGCTCATGTGGATCCCTTTGTTGTTGGTGATGACTCGAGCAATATCAACGGTGGACTGGACGCTCTCTACGCCACTCCCGAAAAGTACAACATTTGCtgggtggatgatgagtCTGCTCACACGGATGCAGCCTCGCACCATCAGGTTGTGAATGGAAGCGATTCGGTCATCCCACCGAATGTCCTGTCTGCAATGGAAGCGGATAACACGCGCAGTCACGATTGGGCTGTTGCCCATTCGGCCGAGCTCCTCCAGACTACGACCGCTGCTGTCCGCTCTTTCGCTGCTGCGACTGCGAAACAAATGCTGGGCTCAACCGGTGACCTTGGAAGCAACGCCACCATCGATGAGGTCGCTGCGATGACCAATGACGAGCTCAAAGAGCTTGCCGGCCTGTCGCAGAAGGACTTGGAAACCACGCGAAAAGAGCTGGATTCTTTGGATAAGAAATTTgctgctcttcttcgccggaacaagaagattcaGCAGGCCGCCTTGTCCTTGGTCGAGAGCACTTGAAAGCAACATCTTGGCCGTGCTCGGAAAGCCCGAACGGGAGGGGGTTTGCCACCTTCAATTCCTGCCAGTTGACGAATGAATCTTGTAAGATCACATGAGAGTCTGTGGTTCAATGTACGAATGTTGTGTCAACAAATGTCTGAAAACCTACTGTTCTGCTTGAGACGAACATGGCATGGCGTCTTCCAATTTTTGAAAATTTTTTGTACAAATCCATAATAGACTCGATATAATGATATGTATGCCATTCATATGATGTGTCTCATCCTCAAGCGCTGAGGATCAAAAATGTTGCCCCAATGGAAAGTTTCAGAACAGTACTCAGCTGAAGTAGCAAAGACGTTGGAGCGCTATATAGATTTTTCTGGCTATAGCAGCAGCGACATGGAGGCATGAAGGCGATCAAAAGAGCCACTGCGGGCACAGAGTAATATCGTGCTTGCTTAAAGGCACGCCATCGTGACATTAGAATGATAATCTATCCATGAGATCAAATTAAATCGTACAACACAATCGTGGGATTCACGGGAACTTGAAAATGAGGTACGTACTGCGTAGTTGGGTTCGCTGGATCAGATTCAGCAGACCTCTGGTTAACAGCCTGGTTCCATATGTTTGATGCCATTTACCTGATTCATGAACTGGTTGATAGCTGCTGGAAGCGACACCTATTGCCTCATGGCCGTATGAGATAACTCTCGGGCTGTGTATTGACTCTCTCAATGTACCCACGGACAATCTAAGTAGCCCTTGGTAACCCTAGATTCCCAACTGAAGCTTCGATTTACCCTCCTGAAACTCATTATACAAATGCCTCCAATCACACAGTAAGCAGATTGTCGCTATTGTGACAGACATTGAATATCATCAGTGTTTATCTCTTTCAATGGAGGGAATATCTACCAGGCCACATTTGGCTTCCATTGGTAGATCGTCTTAAAGCAAACTGCGTAGCGCCCATTCCGTAGAAATTGAGGTTTGCCTCTGGAATGAGATCGGCCACCTCACATCCCTGTACTCGAGGTAAGAACACTTCGAGCATCTCGACTTGATGCGAGACAATGAACGTATCAGAAGGATGGAAAGACCGGGTAGATTATCCCTCATCCGGGTAGTCCGTTGACACCTCATTATCGTGTGCTCAGGTTTCGTCCGGAGGTGGACATTGCTGGTCTGGTAACACACTTCCAGTCGTGAATGTCGCCTCGTTCAGAGGGAGAAAATGAGCTCTTGGGCTCCGTACTCTGAAAAAGAAATCTTGCTGGACATTTACTGGGTTCCGGCTACTGCGGCTCGCATGTTtggctctttttcttttcatcgcAGTGTTTTCAAAAAGAGCTATGTACACGGAAGAGAGTGATTTGATTGGCCATATATCTCTTTCTTCATGAGAGATGCTTCGAGGCACCGGCAACACTCTTTGAGCATGCGCAATGAGATTCTGCAGGtgagataaaaaaaatccccTTTACCAACATTCACATTTTCGAGGCATCGCAAATTACCGTGTCGAGAGCAACGGGATGGAAAAATATCATAGTGGAATTGCACTCTCCTCACTTGTCGCTCACAGGTGCCCGCATTGTTCCATTGATAGCTtagattttgaattttgaaGACATATGCATTTTGATTGCTGTGACTATTTCCGGGAAATGCATCTGAGATCGTCTCCGCTCTGCTATCTATCCCTAGAAGATTGACACCTGCGAGGATGACTTGTGGTTGAAagtgggagggaaaaaagaaaaagaaaaagaaaaagaaaaccaaagaGAAACACTTTAGCCGATGCGCTGCTTCCTCCTCACCCATACCTCCATATCGCCTTTGGAACCATCTTCACTCGAGACTGCGGGCTCGCGTAATTCGACCTCCCAAATCTTCAACTTGTAGTTCCCACGATCCCCTTGTCCCGAAAAGAGATCAAAAGACCACCCGTGTTTGGGGCATGTCAGACCGGCACTGAGCGTGATTCCAAAATCTTCAATGTCAAAGACGCTCGCCTGCGAAAGCGGGAATGATGAATGAGGACACGACTGTGACAAAATGGGTTAAATCGTTTTGAAAACAATGgcgatccccccccccccccccccccccccacaacGTTGCAACTAGGctcatttgttttttttgttttttttttttgggagggaggCGTGGAATACGTTGATAAACACCAGTGTGTTTGTTACTTACGTGATCGACGGCGTGAAATTTGCCCTTGTATTGAAATACCAGAACCTGGTCCTTCAAGTCTCCAGGGGCTTCAATGTCGGCTTCTTTTGGCGCATCGCCACTGGAAGACCCATTCGAGCTAGGAATGTAAAAGGCTTTGCAGCTGGGGGTGATCTTGGAGCAGTCTTCAGGTTGGTTCGAGCTCAGATCGGGGAATGCGGATGCAAGGCCGATCCGATGCCAGGGATCTCCCCGAGACCGTTGGAAGAATGGAATCATTTCTTGGGAAGGTCGTCCGCTTCTCAATTGCACAGATTGAGGTGTAAATGGCTGGGATTGCTGGCGGTGGTTTCATTCCccctttttatttttatttttttttaatttaCCTCCGGAATCTCAAGACGGGATTGGACCTTATGGAGTGGGAGCAACTCGCTTTCTCGAATCCAGCGATGACTATTTTCCCCAGCGAAAAGGCCATCCGACCGGGCTGATTAGGTAAGCATCGTGGTGGGCACACAGTCGGGTCCCATCGGAGTCTCTGGCAAGTAAAAAAGACCCGATTGCACGGTTCATGGAATGTGAGACTGATACCGGACGGAAATGCATTCGCGTCTGTCCCGCCGTTGGTCTGCAAAGCCAGCAACGCGGATGCAATGACAAGGCTTCAACTTCAATGTCTCTAGAAGATCATAGAATCTGACTTGTGCGGGACAAGTTGCAGCTCACTATAAGGTCTTGGCAAATCTAAGCATGAGTTTCCAAATATGATAAAGATATCAAGGTTCATTTTTCATTACTCGACGGTGGTAGGGAATTTAGTCTAGTCCCTTCACCCCATCCTTGTAGGGCCGCAGATCATACTCGTCGGGATATGTTTCCAAAATCCGCTTCAGCTCCTTCATTTGCGCCCGTGCTTCCTCAGTCACCTCTTCGTAGACATCCTCAAAGGCTTCTCGAAGAGGCGGCTTCTTTTCCCGTTCAGCCTCACTGAATTCTTTGAGAACGGCCTTTCGCATCGAGTCACgagtctccttctccaactcctcGTTCCATAACCCCTTGTTCTCCAACCACTTCCTCAAACGGATGATGGGGTTGTCCCGGCGCTTCCAGTCCTCAACCTCCACGCGAGCACGGTATGCGAAACTGTCATCACTTGTGCTGTGGTGGGAAACACGGTAACTCATGGCCTCGATCAACACGGGTCGTCCCCCATCGGTCAATGCGAGCCGGCGGGCCTCTTTCATCGCTTCGTGGACGGCAAAGACATCGTTACCGTCGACCCGAATGGTATCGATCCCGTATCCAACGCCTCGGCTGGCGATTCCATCACCGCGGTATTGCTCAAGGGTTGGCGTAGAGATGGCGAATCCGTTGTTACGGCATACGAACACGACGGGACATGATCGGGTAGCCGCAATATTGAGAGCCGCGTGGAAATCGCCCTCGCTGGCTGCGCCCTCGCCAAAGTAGCAGGCCACGATTCGACGGTCCCGGTTAGGATCCTGAAGATCCTGTAGTTTCAGTGCATAGGCGGCTCCCGCTGCGTGAGGGATCTGGGTCGCCAAGGGGGATGAGATCGTGTGCTGGGATTGAGGGTTAGTGCCAGGTAACAGTGGGGATCGCCGGCCGCTATCAATTGTTgcgaaaggggggggggggggggggtttggcTCACCATGCGAGGATAGTTCTGTCCGTAGTGAACAGGCATGTTTCGGCCTTTGCCCGTATCATTGCAATTGGCAAACAACTGCCCCATAAAGTTCTTCAAGGTGTACCCTCGTTGCTGGAAAACACCCGCCTCGCGGTATTGAGCGAAGACCACATCATCGGGggtcagcagcagcagaagcaACCGCAATACCTTCTTCCCCCGCAGATACCTGGCAATTCAAAAGTCAGCCGATGGACGATGCCGCTTCCTGACACTCCCCGCGAGTCAAACATACCATGTAAAAGCTCAGTCGCCCCTGGCGCTGTGCTTCAAACATCACCACGTCCATAATGCTGACTGGGACCCATTAGACATGTTCGAACAGCTTTGATGTGCTCCACGTACCCGACAGCATGTTTTTGTACCACGTCAAAACCTCCTCATCCGACACATCTGGGGCCGCTCTTGATTTGTCCACCATCTCGCCGTCGGCGTCAATGACTCGGTATGTGGGAATTGCGGGGAGGTCGGAAGCCTTCAGGAAGGACATGTCTGTCGTGAATTTACTGTTGACAGCTCCGGGGAATAGTACCCTGGATCAATTCTCCGTCAGAATGCGCCCATTCAAGAGACCAATGCTACGTCCAGGGGTCAACGGTCAACTTACCGGTCTGATCCTGGTCTTTGTGAGATTGAGCTGGTCCATCGTCGTGGAGCACATGTGGGTTTGGGGGTCACAGCACGGGGACTGCGGCAAGCGACTCGCCATGACCCTTGTATGAGAGCTCTCGATGACATTTTGTGAattggagagagaatgaggAATAATGCCTTCTCTGTCGAGGGTCAAATGGCAGATCGCCAGTCTGGGGAAAGTATGGAGACCATGCGGAGAGAGGGCATGGGCTCGGTTGGCGTCGGCATCCCCACGCCGCGGCCATTTCTGCGGCCGCGAGAGTAACCGCCGCCGACCGATTAATTCAATCGAATCTACCTGCACCCCTACAGTGTGTAGCTTTTAAGTATTCATATGTGTCACATTGACCGTTACCAATGCGATGGTCGTATGgtcaaaaaggaaagaaactTTTTTTCGAGAAACACATACTTGCAAGAATTGAGGGTCCTGGAGCAAAAATCTACCAATCCCCATAGAAATCCCAGTTTGAACCAAAAGTACATGGGCGAAGGGGATGCATCCATAGAAACCGCAAAATCTCACCGCCGGCCAAAGTCGTGCTCTCTGGATGATCAGGCAGGCGGTGTCTACTGCGCGGCTCAGATAACTCCTTCCAATTGTGAAGAGCCCCAGGCCCTCTCGTTCAAGCACTCGCCCCGCTATGAAGGTTCCGAAGTCGACGCTATAACTATATGTTGGACCAGTCCCGGCTTCGCATACCAACTGAATCTATAGGTGAAAGCCTAGCTCCTAGAAGCTACTAAATTTCATGTCAACTCTACAACTGAATTTGAACTTCCAGCAAACCCTTTgcaaagacaagagagaaTTCTCGATAGTTAAAGTCTCATGCCTTGCCGGCGAATCGCTTCTCATTGTAATCACTTCCAGCTATACAGGAATAACTACAACGCCCCGCGATGACTCGTCATTTGCAACAAGGCGGATGGGCTTCTTGAGATTGTTTTGCGCTCTTATTTACTGTGAGACTTGTAAAATCCATCCAAGCCTGCTTTAGCTATTATTCGAGCTTGTGATCTTTATGTTCTGCAAGTCGCGTCCCGCTCTTGACGATGGAAGGGGTCGATTTTGACAACAACCTCTCTATGTAATTTAGAATTCTTGAGCTCTCGAGCGCTACCTCAATCAGACCCATGGAGGTGCAATGGATCGTCACCTACAAACCATTATTATCATATAAGGCGGGTTTCCTCCCGTCTTCAGTCCCACTAGGGCTATGCACTATGTATTTTGTTCCAATCAAAGTGCTATCATAACATCGAGATCAATTGTTTGTTATGCTCAAGAAATTGAATTCGTTTTGACGTTTTCCCAATGAATTCTCACGGATTACGATCAGATACGCGCTGGACAAACAATCAAAGACCAAGCACAAGGTCAGAATATGATGTTTTGATGGAGGAATCAGATGTTCACACTCTATCGATCAATTAAATGCCGCGGCCGGAGACTCTGAGAGGGGTTGCACGTCGCTGCAACAACGATTTAAAAGACTAGGCTCTCATAATGCATTTGTATTGTGCGCCATGAATGCGATAACTTTCCATCTCGATATCAGTGATGTCATCAGGATTCGATATTCCGCTTATTTGTGTAACGGCAGCTCAGGTTTGagttttttgggggggggggggttaaaAAAACCGAGGATTATTTCAAGAATGCGGCAGTACTGTCCGTTACCCGCCGATTGGCGATCGTGTGTAGTCAAATTGAATCGATCTTATTTCAATATCGCCCGGTATACAAATTAAGGTTAAACCTACGCTTCGGGCCAACCACTCCAACGAGGTACACAACATAGTTCATGGAACATGCCAGGAGATATGGACGTGATATGTCGTGACACAATGCCATGGTTTTAATATTCCGCAAAAGCTTAAAAGATATCCAGAGAGCTTTTAACACTGCAGAAGTCCGTCTCCGAAAGTTTAACAGAAACCAAGAGATTCTTGGGAGTTAGGGTTACGAGTCCGCTCTCCTCGGAATTCAGCCGAGTGAACGAGAAAACGAACCACATCGGAACAAACGTTTAGAGTTATGCATAGAGTTCAAGCCACCGAGTAGATGCCCTTTAGCTGCCAACTTCAGGCGTCCATGAAGCCTGTTTGTAGCGAACCTTATCGTGATCGAGATTGAAATCGACTCACACTGCACAGAAACTCTCCGATCTCACGAGTCGTCAAGACACGATTGGAACTTCGATTCCGAATGACCCATATACCTCTTCAGCATATTCTCAGGTAAGGGATCACCCCTGGAGAGAACATATACAACCGTCTTCTTGATCTGGTGAAGGAACCTCGTTAAGCCCTTGtttgatgaagagattgCTTTTTTCCGCGGAGCTCGAATACTTCACTGGTTTCGCTCGGCTCATGTGGAACAAGATACCGATCGCAGGCACCTAGAAATCTGCCCCAAAGGCTCAAATTAGGTAGAAGTACTCATACCTAATACACGCATGTGGATTCTGGACAAAGAGTGCCACATCAACGGGTTTCCCATAAAAATGCAGAGGGGCATTACGGAGTCGCACTCGCGGCCCTCCCTTGCTCGGAAATATTCTCCTTGTCGCATCATCTCCTATGAGAGAGTGGATCAAAGACAGACCCGACTGAGCCCCTGAATGATGAAAGATTAATGAAGCTCTTTAGTCAAAAACAATTTGAAAATACAATGCAGATCAGAAGATCAATGTCGGCTTCCAGACTGCAATATGCACGTTGTGAGCAATGGTGCATTACTCCAAAGAGGGACCCAACAACAACAAGGGAAGGGCATGGGATCTGCATGCGTCGCGGCAACTTCCGTAGCGCCAGAAGGTAGAGAAAGATACCTTTCTCGCTTGAATTAACTCAGAGATCATGGAGAGAGCACACTGCGGCTTTTCGAAGGTCGTTGTTGTTGAATCGTCCAGGAACAGTAAACAGAAAGCTGCCTCTATGCGACCAGAGCCAATACCGCCTTGCCCTATcgcaatgaaaaaaaatacctCAACCATGCgggcctctctctccttcatctcttcccaCCCTCGATGATTTCCAGCCTCGGACTGTATATCGATatattttctctttttattttactctttcttttcttttttctcaattGGGATGGAATTCCACACTTTCATCTCCCTATGTTTCTCCTTAGGATTGGCTCGACGTTCGAGATCTCTCGGTCCCAAGCTACCCAATTGAATGGATATGCACGATTCGACCCGGTAGGGCGTGGAATGCGAGATGCGATCGCAATCTAAGCCCATCCTTCTCACATGTTCCCATCTTTTATACCCAGCTTGAAGACCGCAGAGCTCAACGAGATTTGTCTGAATGTTGgtctttgattcttttctctcatGCTCAGGAAAGATGCGATCTTTTTTGGCGCTGAGTCTGGTGGGCCTCACTGTgacaacagcagcagcagaccCTTCTACCTGTTCAACGACAGTGTATATTACTAGGACCACAGATGGCAATACTCCAAGTATGGACATCTTCGCCTGGCTCGACCTTGAACGAAGACTTCCAAGTTGTCTGAGCTGAATGGACGCTGACTTTACAATAGCGCCCGTTACGGTCGCCAAGGATGGTACTGGACAATTTACTGCAATCGGCGAGGCTGTCTCCTACGCACAGGGCAAAGGAATCCCTACAGTGACTGTTTTGAGTGGCACTTACCCAGCATTCACAATCAAATCCACTCCGTCGGTCGCAATCGTTGCCCAAGCCTCAAGCAAAAACGACTTCACCAAAAACCAAGTAACTGTTGCAAGCGACGGTACTGCGCTCACCGTGAACGCGGACGTTGCCGGACTGACGATTGAAAATGTCAACTTTTTGAACAGCGGGACATCAAAGAGCGCAGTATCGCTTCAAGGCAACAAGATTGGCTTCTACCAATGCCAATTCATTTCCTCGGGGGGTCCAGCGATTCGAGGAAATCAAGCACAGGCGGTCATTGCCAACAGCTATATCGAAGCGCCCACCGATTTGATCGACGGGGCATCCGACATTTATATCTTCAACACAGTTATAGTCCCAACGACCAGCTCATCCACCGTGGTTTATATCGAAGGATCCATGCCCGACGGAGGAGCAACTGTGGTTGTCGATCGATCCAAAATCATCAGCAAGCCGGGCAACAGTATCATCGATGTCTACCTAGCTGCAGCCAACGAGCCCGGAGCCCAGATTCTTTACCGTGATTCATCCCTCGGCGCCCTCATCACTCCAACTGGAGTCAAGGTCGACCCAAAGACGCAGAACGGGAACGAGTACGACGAGTACCAGAATACCGGACCAGGGGCATACAGTAATAATGCAGCTGCTCGGTCGCCCTACGTTACTGAGATCGGAAGTGGGAATCTAGAGCCATTTTCAATCGGCGCTGTTACAGGCCCAGATACGAGCTGGATCGATCCTGCCATTCTCGCCGCGATCGAAAGCGCCGACGTGAGCTCGACCAGTTCGGGCCCGGGTGGTGGTCGCAGCTCTGGAAACGACGGGTCGGGGTCAACTGGATCTGGATCAAGCGGATCTGACAGTGGAGGGACCGGCACATCGAGCTCCGCCGGCGATCCAGACTCCAGCGACTCGGGCACTGGAGGCACAAGCTCTGATAGCTCTGGGTCAGGGTCAGGCTCGGGCTCAGGTTCAAGCAGCCCAGACTCTAGTGGGTCCGGCTTGAATGGTTCTGGAAACAGTGGATCAGGTCCAGGCTCTGGTAGCTCAGGGTCTGGTAGCTCAGGATCAGGAacctctggctctggctcaggTTCTGGCTCAGGGTCTGGCTCAGTTGACTCAGGCTCTGGtagctctggctctggctcaggTTCTGGCTCAGGAGACTCAGGGTCTGGTAGCTCAGGCTCAGGAACCTCTGGtagctctggctctggtagctctggctctggtagctctggctctggtagctctggctctggtagctctggctctggtagctctggctctggtagCTCTGGCTCAGGAGACTCAGGGTCTGGTAGCTCAGGGTCTGGTAGCTCAGGATCAGGAacctctggctctggctcaggTTCTGGCTCAGGGTCTGGCTCAGGAGACTCAGGGTCTGGTAGCTCAGGCTCAGGAACCTCTGGTAGCTCTGGCTCAGGGTCTGGCTCAGGAGACTCAGGGTCTGGtagctctggctctggaAGCTCAGGATCAGGTTCCAGCTCAGGGTCTGGGTCCGGGTCGAATGGTTTCGGCAACAATGGATCAGGTTCAGGCGCTGGCAGCGCAGGTTCAGGGAGCTCAGGATCTGGACCAGGCTCAGGAAGTTCGAGTTCAGGAAACTCAGGTTCGGACTCAGGTTCTAACCCCTCTGGGTCCGGTGCAGGGTCAGGGTCGAATGGTTCTGGCTCAGGGAGTGCTGCTAATGGAGACGGGGCAGGCTCCTCGACAAGTAGTGGTGGATCTGGAGATGGCTCAACCGGGTCATCGAGTGGCTCCAACTCAGGTACTGGGGCTGATGGGAGCTCCGTGAATGGAGACGGCACTGGTTCTTCCAGCGGCAATGACGCAGACAGCTCAGCAAACCCGAACGGAAGTGATCCAGCTCCGGAATCTAGTGGAGGAAATGGCTCGGATCCTTCAACTCCAGGTTCGGTCGTTCTTTCTGGGACTTCAATAACCACCATCACTGGGAGTCCTACCACTTCAATCATCACCCCTACGATCACGATTGAGATCGCCCCCGACGCTTTGACGGTAGCTTCGACGACAACAGCAGTCATTGCGGCCACGTCTACAGTCACCGGTGGCCCTGCGACTACGATCATTGTGATTGACATTGATAATTTGTCGATTGGGGGAACGCAAACCACCACTGTCTATGTAACAGTCACTCGAACCATTGCTGAGACAACGATTACGTCGACCAAAACAATCACTAAAACCAACGTTCAAGCCCCTCTCATTGCCGCCTCGGAGCCTGACTTGGCGATAACAACCATGATCGGCAACGGCACTTTCATACAAACGTTGATGCCAACGACCGTGCTTGCGACCATCACATCAACAAGCACGGATTTCACCACGACCACTCTCAGCTGTACGCCGAGACAGCAGAAGCGTGGCCTGCTGCCGCCCCGATCTGTCAGACAGCGTCAAAATGCTAGCAATCATTCGACGATGACCAAATACGTGGCGACTTCGACAGTCAGTGTCCCCGGTCCTATCGAAACCGTCACTCGTCCAGTCACGAAGACGCGTACCGTGGATGCGAAGACCGCGACGATGCTCGTCACCACGACGATGACATCTGTCGTTTACACAACCGTCCCAGACGGAACAGTCACCATCACAAGTACAAGAACTGCCGGCCCCTCGGAGAACGTGCGCGCCGCTGAAAAATCGGCTGCGGATTTGGCTCCAGGCTCCATAAAAACCGCTACCCAGACAGTCGAGGTTACTGCTGCTCCGTCGACGTCTACTGCCACAGTGACGGAGATGGTCACTGTCGACACAGATTTCTCGACATCCATGGTGACTAACGAGATGGTGACACTGACGAAGACCCCTTCTGTTACAGTCACATCCCAGCAAACCATCAAATCGACCCGACTTGTCTCTGTCGTATCAACAGTGATAGTTACGCAAACAGCAGACAATGCCTCTGTTTGCCCAACTTGAAGGATCAACCCGAGCATGTAGACGCTGTGTGTTTTCCCTTTGTCAAAATGTTTCCCTGcgccttttccctctttcctacttctttttccccttcttcctgCAATTTCTTTATTACCTCGGCGAAAATAGCCCTTCTGTTAATTTTCCCTGGTCATCGacaactctctctctctctctctctctctccctctgtctctcttctcccttgtGAGGAAAACATCGTTCTCATGTACGATATGGCAATGCACAAATTTTCTTCTACTTCCGCCTTTTGTCTAGCGGTCCCTTTTTTCTCGAAAATTTCCCAgttctcttcttttctctgcttTCCACGACGGATCATACTGGGAGTGCTCTGACAACTTTGAAATTCGCAagtccttcttccttctttctgttctttctcgATAATATGTCCTTCATAGAATTGAGTCGCACATGCCCAGTGTTCGAGACCTTGAAATTCCACACCTTTTTTGAAGGAGCCGTGCCACACAAATTAACTGAGTTGGAACAGGGTGACTCTTTAGCAAAGTTTAGGTCGCCAGTTACAACGAGGCCTAATCTTCTTCTGTATGGCTATGTCATTGGGATATCCGCACAAGTCATTCTCTTCAAGCGCCGACCTAAACATAATTGCGCTCACCAGATTACGAAATGATGTACTTTTCAAACAGTTTCAATCAGTGGTCTGATCCCATAAGCTTCGCACCGTTACACTCTCCCTCCATTTTCCGCCCGTGTCATCCTTTTGCACAGTAAAATGAAcagtctttctctccccggGCACGAGAGTAAATGCATTATCATCAAAAAACCCCACCACACCGGGCGGGTGATCAAGCCAGGTGTAGAGGGCGATGCCGTTTCGGGCTTCAAGGACAAAGGTATTGTTGGGCGAATCATGTTTCAATTCAATCTTTGGATCGACAAGGGCAATTTGATTGGGCCAGACCAATGTGGCCTTTTCACGGTGCGTAAAGGTGGTTGTATTTTGGGTATTGGGCATACGTCCCTTGGCGCTCATTGATAAGATGAGAATTGCATTTTGAG comes from Penicillium oxalicum strain HP7-1 chromosome I, whole genome shotgun sequence and encodes:
- a CDS encoding 2-oxoisovalerate dehydrogenase subunit alpha; this encodes MSSRALIQGSWRVACRSPRAVTPKPTCAPRRWTSSISQRPGSDRVLFPGAVNSKFTTDMSFLKASDLPAIPTYRVIDADGEMVDKSRAAPDVSDEEVLTWYKNMLSVSIMDVVMFEAQRQGRLSFYMKVLRLLLLLLTPDDVVFAQYREAGVFQQRGYTLKNFMGQLFANCNDTGKGRNMPVHYGQNYPRMHTISSPLATQIPHAAGAAYALKLQDLQDPNRDRRIVACYFGEGAASEGDFHAALNIAATRSCPVVFVCRNNGFAISTPTLEQYRGDGIASRGVGYGIDTIRVDGNDVFAVHEAMKEARRLALTDGGRPVLIEAMSYRVSHHSTSDDSFAYRARVEVEDWKRRDNPIIRLRKWLENKGLWNEELEKETRDSMRKAVLKEFSEAEREKKPPLREAFEDVYEEVTEEARAQMKELKRILETYPDEYDLRPYKDGVKGLD